A genomic window from Nocardioides rotundus includes:
- the secA gene encoding preprotein translocase subunit SecA, translating into MPALIDKLLRIGEGKIQRQLEAIAQAVNAIEDDFVAMSDDELRGMTDELKQRYADGESLDDLLPEAFATVREAAHRVIGQRHYDVQVMGGAALHLGNIAEMKTGEGKTLVATLPSYLNALTGKGVHIVTVNDYLAQYHAEWMGRIHNFLGLTTGVILPQMRPDERREAYACDITYGTNNELGFDYLRDNMASSIEECVQRGHHFAIVDEVDSILIDEARTPLIISGPTQDEVKWYGEFAKIVGRLTKDTDYEVDEKKRTISVLEPGITKVEDHLGIDNLYDSVNTPLISFMNNAIKAKELFRNDKEYVVMNGEVLIVDEHTGRILAGRRYNDGLHQAIEAKEGVQIREEYQTLATVTLQNYFRLYEKLSGMTGTAMTEASEFDKIYQLGVVPIRTNKPMARVDQADLVYRTEEAKYLAVCDDIAERHAKGQPVLVGTVSVEKSEHLSGLLKQRGVPHTVLNAKQHADEAKVVALAGHKGAVTVATNMAGRGTDIMLGGSVDFLADQELRSQGLDPVENTEEYDAAWPAAVERIKAKVSAEHDEVKELGGLYVVGTERHESRRIDNQLRGRSGRQGDPGESRFYLSLQDELMRLFKSDWVDRILLVLKVPDDMPIENKRVTNAIANAQGQVESQNFESRKNVLKYDDVMDRQRKVVYGERREVLEGADLEKQTREFLDDVITGYVMGATEEYAEDWDLDALWTSLKQIYPVGVSQEQVVADAGGRSSLTREELIEVLQKDAHAAYDRREAEVGPEVMRELERRVLLSVLDRKWREHLYEMDYLREGIYLRAYSQRDPLVEYQREGFDMFSAMMDGIKEEAVGFLFNLEVQVDDDEDGQSVEPVEEPMAREVPSEPVTLPGVSGSVVPGQSVTPAERPQIHARGLEQPQQPQNLAYSAPSEDGDAEVTRGPELAQDDPYSGVGRNDLCPCGSGKKYKRCHGAPGGPTGLTARANG; encoded by the coding sequence GTGCCTGCACTCATTGACAAGCTCCTGCGCATCGGCGAGGGCAAGATCCAGCGCCAGCTCGAGGCGATCGCCCAAGCCGTCAACGCGATCGAGGACGACTTCGTCGCGATGTCCGACGACGAGCTGCGGGGGATGACCGACGAGCTCAAGCAGCGCTACGCCGACGGGGAGAGCCTCGACGACCTCCTGCCCGAAGCCTTCGCGACGGTCCGCGAGGCGGCGCACCGGGTCATCGGGCAGCGGCACTACGACGTCCAGGTGATGGGCGGTGCGGCGCTGCACCTGGGCAACATCGCGGAGATGAAGACCGGCGAGGGCAAGACGCTGGTGGCCACGCTGCCGTCGTACCTCAACGCGCTCACCGGCAAGGGCGTGCACATCGTCACCGTCAACGACTACCTCGCGCAGTACCACGCGGAGTGGATGGGCCGGATCCACAACTTCCTCGGCCTCACCACCGGGGTGATCCTGCCGCAGATGCGCCCCGACGAGCGGCGCGAGGCCTACGCCTGCGACATCACCTACGGCACCAACAACGAGCTGGGCTTCGACTACCTGCGCGACAACATGGCCTCCTCGATCGAGGAGTGCGTGCAGCGCGGCCACCACTTCGCGATCGTGGACGAGGTCGACTCGATCCTCATCGACGAGGCCCGCACGCCGCTGATCATCTCCGGCCCCACCCAGGACGAGGTGAAGTGGTACGGCGAGTTCGCCAAGATCGTGGGCCGGCTGACCAAGGACACCGACTACGAGGTCGACGAGAAGAAGCGCACCATCTCGGTGCTCGAGCCGGGCATCACCAAGGTCGAGGACCACCTCGGCATCGACAACCTCTACGACTCGGTCAACACGCCGCTGATCTCGTTCATGAACAACGCGATCAAGGCCAAGGAGCTCTTCCGCAACGACAAGGAGTACGTCGTCATGAACGGCGAGGTGCTCATCGTGGACGAGCACACCGGCCGGATCCTGGCCGGGCGCCGCTACAACGACGGCCTGCACCAGGCGATCGAGGCCAAGGAGGGCGTGCAGATCCGCGAGGAGTACCAGACCCTCGCGACCGTCACCCTGCAGAACTACTTCCGGCTCTACGAGAAGCTGTCCGGGATGACCGGCACGGCGATGACCGAGGCCAGCGAGTTCGACAAGATCTACCAGCTCGGCGTGGTCCCGATCCGGACCAACAAGCCGATGGCCCGGGTGGACCAGGCCGATCTGGTCTACCGCACCGAGGAGGCGAAGTACCTCGCCGTGTGCGACGACATCGCCGAGCGCCACGCCAAGGGCCAGCCGGTCCTGGTGGGGACGGTGTCGGTGGAGAAGTCCGAGCACCTCTCCGGGCTGCTCAAGCAGCGCGGCGTCCCGCACACGGTCCTCAACGCCAAGCAGCACGCGGACGAGGCCAAGGTCGTCGCGCTCGCGGGCCACAAGGGCGCGGTCACCGTCGCCACCAACATGGCCGGGCGAGGCACCGACATCATGCTCGGCGGCTCGGTGGACTTCCTGGCCGACCAGGAGCTGCGCAGCCAGGGCCTGGACCCGGTCGAGAACACCGAGGAGTACGACGCCGCGTGGCCGGCCGCCGTGGAGCGGATCAAGGCCAAGGTGTCCGCCGAGCACGACGAGGTCAAGGAGCTCGGCGGGCTCTACGTCGTCGGCACCGAGCGGCACGAGTCGCGCCGGATCGACAACCAGCTCCGCGGCCGCTCCGGTCGTCAGGGCGACCCGGGGGAGTCCCGGTTCTATCTGTCCCTGCAGGACGAGCTGATGCGGCTGTTCAAGTCCGACTGGGTCGACCGGATCCTGCTGGTCCTCAAGGTTCCCGACGACATGCCGATCGAGAACAAGCGGGTCACCAACGCGATCGCCAACGCGCAGGGCCAGGTCGAGTCGCAGAACTTCGAGTCCCGCAAGAACGTGCTCAAGTACGACGACGTGATGGACCGCCAGCGCAAGGTCGTCTACGGCGAGCGGCGCGAGGTGCTCGAGGGCGCGGACCTGGAGAAGCAGACCCGGGAGTTCCTCGACGACGTGATCACCGGCTACGTCATGGGCGCGACCGAGGAGTACGCCGAGGACTGGGACCTCGACGCCCTGTGGACCTCGCTGAAGCAGATCTACCCCGTGGGCGTCTCCCAGGAGCAGGTCGTGGCGGACGCCGGCGGGCGCTCGTCGCTGACCCGCGAGGAGCTCATCGAGGTCCTGCAGAAGGACGCGCACGCGGCCTACGACCGCCGGGAGGCCGAGGTCGGGCCGGAGGTCATGCGCGAGCTGGAGCGCCGGGTGCTGCTCTCGGTCCTGGACCGGAAGTGGCGCGAGCACCTCTACGAGATGGACTACCTGCGCGAGGGCATCTACCTGCGGGCCTACTCCCAGCGCGACCCGTTGGTGGAGTACCAGCGCGAGGGCTTCGACATGTTCTCGGCGATGATGGACGGGATCAAGGAGGAGGCCGTCGGCTTCCTGTTCAACCTCGAGGTGCAGGTCGACGACGACGAGGACGGGCAGTCCGTCGAGCCGGTCGAGGAGCCGATGGCCCGCGAGGTGCCCAGCGAGCCGGTGACGCTCCCGGGGGTCTCGGGCTCGGTGGTGCCGGGGCAGTCGGTCACGCCGGCCGAGCGCCCGCAGATCCACGCGCGCGGCCTGGAGCAGCCCCAGCAGCCTCAGAACCTCGCCTACTCCGCGCCGAGTGAGGACGGGGACGCCGAGGTGACGCGGGGCCCGGAGCTCGCTCAGGACGACCCCTACAGCGGGGTCGGTCGCAACGACCTGTGCCCCTGCGGATCCGGGAAGAAGTACAAGCGCTGCCACGGCGCGCCGGGCGGACCCACCGGGCTCACCGCACGCGCGAACGGCTAG
- a CDS encoding LysM peptidoglycan-binding domain-containing protein — protein sequence MRATQGVPSPARALLLVIAACTALAGLGALVQSDLSRAAASLASGRVAEQPFEVLLVWTCEAVALAVGAWLTLLALLVVADTLHGRPVRRAGCPVWLHRAVLTACGVGVAATLAGPASAAPEEQARTVVSEAAPRGVDGLSYPDRPEDGAATARPSAPEPARRTGHVVRPGDTLWDIAAAELPPGASDAEITARWQRLFHQNAGVLGPDPDLIRPGTPLRLSDAGNDSGEEPRP from the coding sequence ATGCGAGCGACTCAGGGGGTTCCCTCACCGGCGCGGGCCCTGCTCCTCGTCATCGCGGCCTGTACCGCGCTGGCCGGCCTGGGGGCCCTGGTGCAATCGGACCTGTCGCGGGCCGCCGCGTCGCTGGCGTCGGGCCGGGTCGCAGAGCAGCCCTTCGAGGTGCTGCTGGTGTGGACCTGCGAGGCGGTCGCCCTCGCGGTCGGCGCCTGGCTCACCCTGCTCGCGCTCCTCGTCGTGGCGGACACCCTGCACGGTCGCCCGGTCCGGCGCGCCGGCTGCCCGGTGTGGCTGCACCGCGCGGTGCTGACCGCCTGCGGCGTCGGGGTGGCCGCGACGCTGGCCGGCCCCGCCTCGGCCGCTCCCGAGGAACAGGCCCGCACGGTCGTGTCCGAGGCCGCTCCCCGCGGCGTCGACGGCCTGTCCTACCCCGACCGGCCCGAGGACGGGGCTGCCACGGCCAGGCCATCCGCGCCGGAGCCCGCACGACGCACCGGGCACGTGGTGCGACCGGGAGACACGCTGTGGGACATCGCCGCGGCCGAGCTCCCGCCCGGCGCCTCCGACGCCGAGATCACCGCGCGCTGGCAGCGGCTCTTCCACCAGAACGCGGGGGTCCTCGGCCCCGACCCCGACCTGATCCGGCCCGGCACGCCTCTGCGCCTGTCGGACGCCGGCAACGACTCCGGAGAGGAACCACGCCCATGA
- a CDS encoding Rv3235 family protein has product MTVAALHPAVPVASVQGSLALDLHPDHSPPEGPLTAGPGCDLTPVDLRTRRRLEEWARRYTQVAADVVAGLRPVSQLMRWSSPAVYGDLGRRAHLVARAGRHRPGGRSAGVVRPRVASVRPSFIDENTVEVAVRVTYGQRSRALAARFEVQEGHWICVALDFA; this is encoded by the coding sequence ATGACCGTCGCCGCGCTGCACCCCGCCGTCCCCGTCGCCAGCGTCCAGGGCTCGCTCGCCCTGGACCTGCACCCCGACCACAGTCCCCCGGAGGGTCCGCTGACCGCCGGGCCCGGCTGCGATCTGACCCCCGTCGACCTGCGCACCCGGCGTCGCCTCGAGGAGTGGGCGCGGCGCTACACCCAGGTGGCCGCCGACGTCGTGGCAGGCCTGCGGCCGGTCTCGCAGCTGATGCGCTGGTCCAGCCCGGCGGTGTACGGCGACCTGGGGCGCCGGGCGCATCTGGTCGCCCGTGCCGGACGGCACCGCCCGGGTGGGCGGTCGGCGGGCGTCGTCCGTCCTCGGGTGGCGTCGGTTCGGCCGTCCTTCATCGACGAGAACACCGTCGAGGTCGCGGTCCGGGTCACCTACGGGCAGCGCAGCCGCGCCCTCGCCGCACGCTTCGAGGTGCAGGAGGGCCACTGGATCTGCGTGGCCCTGGACTTCGCCTGA
- a CDS encoding magnesium transporter MgtE N-terminal domain-containing protein — translation MSSSPNRVYAARLVGLPVFDPQGDQVAKVRDLVVLIRSEASQPRVLGLVAEVFGRRKIFVPMTRVTNIDAGQVHTTGLLNMRRFEQRATETLVIGQVLDREVRLKETGVTGTIYDVGMEQARNREWVLSRVAVQEPGRGFRRRGQTHVAEWDQVEGLARAEETQPATQLVAQLNEMRPADAAGMLRDLPRERRLAVVTSMGDERLADVLEELPDEYQVELLGVLDPERAADILEEMSADDAADLIAELPADTATNLLALMQPEDAEDVRRLMEYDETTAGGMMTPEPVILPPDATVAEALAHVRRQEIPTSLAAQVYVCRPPMETPTGRLLGLVHIQRLLREPPSELVAGLLDKETTYLRDDATIQEVAAHVAYYNLTAAPVVDDEGRLLGVVTVDDLLDHMLPENWRDERRSTLGPKGPVRR, via the coding sequence GTGAGCAGCAGCCCTAACCGCGTCTACGCCGCCCGCCTGGTCGGCCTGCCGGTCTTCGACCCGCAGGGCGACCAGGTGGCGAAGGTGCGCGACCTGGTCGTGCTGATCCGCTCCGAGGCCAGCCAGCCGCGCGTGCTCGGGCTGGTCGCCGAGGTCTTCGGCCGGCGCAAGATCTTCGTGCCGATGACCCGGGTCACCAACATCGACGCCGGCCAGGTGCACACCACCGGGCTGCTCAACATGCGCCGGTTCGAGCAGCGGGCGACCGAGACCCTGGTGATCGGGCAGGTGCTCGACCGCGAGGTCCGGCTCAAGGAGACCGGCGTCACCGGCACCATCTACGACGTCGGGATGGAGCAGGCCCGCAACCGCGAGTGGGTGCTGAGCCGGGTCGCCGTGCAGGAGCCCGGGCGGGGCTTCCGGCGCCGCGGCCAGACCCACGTCGCGGAGTGGGACCAGGTCGAGGGGCTCGCGCGCGCCGAGGAGACCCAGCCGGCGACCCAGCTGGTGGCCCAGCTCAACGAGATGCGCCCCGCCGACGCCGCGGGGATGCTGCGCGACCTCCCGCGCGAGCGCCGGCTGGCGGTCGTCACGTCCATGGGCGACGAGCGGCTGGCCGACGTACTCGAGGAGCTGCCCGACGAGTACCAGGTCGAGCTGCTCGGGGTCCTCGACCCCGAGCGCGCCGCCGACATCTTGGAGGAGATGTCCGCCGACGACGCGGCGGACCTGATCGCCGAGCTGCCCGCCGACACCGCGACGAACCTGCTGGCGCTCATGCAGCCCGAGGACGCCGAGGACGTGCGGCGCCTGATGGAGTACGACGAGACCACCGCGGGCGGCATGATGACGCCCGAACCGGTGATCCTGCCGCCCGACGCGACCGTCGCCGAGGCGCTGGCCCACGTGCGGCGCCAGGAGATCCCCACCTCGCTGGCCGCCCAGGTCTACGTCTGCCGGCCGCCCATGGAGACGCCCACCGGGCGGCTGCTCGGCCTGGTGCACATCCAGCGGCTGCTCCGCGAGCCGCCCTCGGAGCTCGTCGCCGGCCTGCTGGACAAGGAGACGACCTACCTGCGCGACGACGCGACCATCCAGGAGGTGGCCGCCCACGTCGCCTACTACAACCTCACCGCCGCGCCGGTCGTCGACGACGAGGGCCGGCTGCTGGGCGTGGTGACCGTCGACGACCTGCTGGACCACATGCTCCCGGAGAACTGGCGCGACGAGCGGCGCAGCACGCTCGGTCCGAAGGGGCCGGTGCGGCGATGA
- a CDS encoding endonuclease/exonuclease/phosphatase family protein, giving the protein MRRPSPPPRRRRALAALLLAVALVAASGCQSPRADDPAEPDSSRADGPDTPSSSSPSGRPTGPATQPGEDRTPQIPSVPDAAPVGQGTDFVVASFNVLGHRHTVPSGNRPRFADSRVRMVGAVDLLRRTDVSVAGLQEFHRVQLWAFQDIAPEYAVWPGLELGGGIVQNSIVWRRSEWRKVAGDVVDIPYFGGTPHPMPFVLLEHRRTGRQVWFANFHNPANVRGPAEQWRREARRTQAALTNRLLETGREVIVTGDMNEKWTYACRVGRRAPLRSADGSGWRDGGCTPPAAGWIDWILGTPGIRFDAHVVDQTPVGSTSDHPLIRARVSIAGDGGDG; this is encoded by the coding sequence GTGCGCCGACCGTCCCCTCCCCCTCGCCGCCGGCGAGCGCTCGCCGCCCTGCTCCTCGCCGTCGCGCTGGTGGCCGCCTCGGGCTGCCAGTCGCCTCGCGCCGACGACCCGGCCGAGCCCGACTCCTCCCGGGCCGACGGCCCGGACACCCCCTCCTCCTCGAGCCCCTCCGGCCGCCCGACCGGACCGGCGACGCAGCCCGGCGAGGACCGCACGCCGCAGATCCCGTCGGTCCCGGACGCGGCACCCGTGGGCCAGGGCACGGACTTCGTGGTCGCCTCCTTCAACGTGCTGGGTCACCGGCACACCGTGCCGTCCGGCAACCGGCCGCGGTTCGCCGACAGCCGGGTCAGGATGGTCGGCGCCGTGGACCTGCTGCGCCGTACCGACGTCTCCGTCGCGGGGCTGCAGGAGTTCCACCGCGTCCAGCTGTGGGCCTTCCAGGACATCGCTCCGGAGTACGCCGTGTGGCCGGGGCTGGAGCTGGGCGGCGGGATCGTCCAGAACAGCATCGTGTGGCGCCGTTCGGAATGGCGGAAGGTGGCCGGGGACGTCGTCGACATCCCCTACTTCGGGGGCACGCCCCACCCGATGCCGTTCGTCCTGCTCGAGCACCGCCGTACGGGTCGACAGGTCTGGTTCGCCAACTTCCACAACCCCGCGAACGTCCGGGGCCCGGCGGAGCAGTGGCGTCGCGAGGCACGCCGTACCCAAGCCGCACTGACCAACCGGCTGTTGGAGACGGGACGCGAGGTGATCGTGACCGGTGACATGAACGAGAAGTGGACCTATGCCTGCCGCGTCGGACGACGGGCGCCGCTGCGCTCCGCGGACGGCAGTGGGTGGCGCGACGGCGGCTGCACACCTCCCGCGGCCGGTTGGATCGATTGGATCCTCGGGACGCCGGGCATCCGGTTCGACGCTCATGTGGTGGACCAGACTCCGGTGGGCAGCACCAGCGACCACCCGCTCATCCGGGCTCGGGTCAGCATCGCGGGGGATGGCGGAGACGGGTAA
- a CDS encoding Mrp/NBP35 family ATP-binding protein translates to MSTPTTEQVTAALATVNDPEIKRPITDLGMVDQVQIGEDGAVDVTVLLTVAGCPLKDTINRDVNAAVRRVPGVTDVNLTLGVMSSEQRSQLQETLRGGQAQREIPFAQPGSLTRVLAIASGKGGVGKSSVTVNLALAMAQQGLKVGVVDADIYGHSVPAMLGVADQRPTQVDDLIMPVPTPSGVSVISIGMLKPRRDQVVAWRGPMLDRALVQMLADVYWGDLDALLLDLPPGTGDIAISLGQHLPNAEVVVVTTPQEAAAEVAERAGTMASMMHQRVIGVVENMSYLPCPHCPPEENHHLEVFGSGGGDRVATTLSQRFGYDVPVLGRIPLDLALREGGDVGKAIVEADPSSPAAQELGSVARGLVGKGRGLAGMQLGLTPTSKF, encoded by the coding sequence ATGAGCACCCCCACCACCGAGCAGGTCACCGCCGCCCTGGCGACGGTGAACGACCCCGAGATCAAGCGGCCGATCACCGACCTCGGCATGGTCGACCAGGTCCAGATCGGCGAGGACGGCGCGGTCGACGTGACCGTCCTCCTCACCGTGGCGGGCTGTCCGCTCAAGGACACGATCAACCGCGACGTCAACGCCGCCGTACGCCGGGTCCCGGGCGTCACCGACGTCAACCTCACTCTCGGCGTGATGAGCTCCGAGCAGCGCTCGCAGCTGCAGGAGACGCTACGCGGCGGGCAGGCCCAGCGGGAGATCCCCTTCGCCCAGCCCGGCTCGCTGACCCGCGTGCTGGCCATCGCCTCCGGCAAGGGCGGCGTGGGCAAGTCCTCGGTGACGGTCAACCTCGCCCTCGCCATGGCCCAGCAGGGCCTCAAGGTGGGCGTGGTCGACGCCGACATCTACGGCCACTCGGTCCCCGCCATGCTCGGCGTGGCCGACCAGCGTCCCACCCAGGTCGACGACCTGATCATGCCCGTGCCGACGCCCTCGGGCGTCTCGGTGATCTCCATCGGCATGCTCAAGCCGCGCCGCGACCAGGTCGTCGCCTGGCGCGGGCCGATGCTGGACCGGGCCCTGGTGCAGATGCTGGCCGACGTCTACTGGGGCGACCTGGACGCCCTGCTGCTGGACCTGCCCCCGGGCACCGGTGACATCGCGATCTCGCTCGGCCAGCACCTGCCCAACGCCGAGGTGGTCGTGGTGACGACCCCGCAGGAGGCGGCCGCCGAGGTCGCCGAGCGGGCCGGCACGATGGCCTCGATGATGCACCAGCGGGTGATCGGCGTGGTGGAGAACATGAGCTACCTCCCCTGCCCGCACTGCCCGCCGGAGGAGAACCACCACCTGGAGGTCTTCGGGTCCGGCGGTGGCGACCGCGTCGCGACCACGCTGTCCCAGCGCTTCGGGTACGACGTCCCGGTGCTCGGTCGGATCCCACTGGACCTCGCCCTGCGCGAGGGCGGCGACGTCGGCAAGGCGATCGTGGAGGCGGACCCCTCCTCCCCCGCCGCTCAGGAGCTCGGCTCGGTGGCGCGCGGCCTGGTCGGGAAGGGCCGCGGGCTGGCCGGGATGCAGTTGGGACTGACCCCTACCAGTAAGTTCTGA
- a CDS encoding sec-independent translocase, translated as MWDVGLGELLVIALVAVVFVGPERLPELARQAGRFLHSLKLMATSTRDDLRKELGPEFAELELRDLDPRAFVRKQVMEAMAEAEQEAEREQTRRPGHRALEAGELPPYDHEAT; from the coding sequence GTGTGGGACGTCGGCCTCGGAGAGCTCCTCGTGATCGCCCTCGTCGCCGTCGTCTTCGTCGGGCCGGAGCGGCTCCCCGAGCTCGCCCGGCAGGCCGGCCGGTTCCTGCACAGCCTCAAGCTGATGGCCACCAGCACGCGCGACGACCTGCGCAAGGAGCTGGGCCCGGAGTTCGCGGAGCTGGAGCTGCGCGACCTCGACCCGCGCGCGTTCGTGCGCAAGCAGGTGATGGAGGCGATGGCCGAGGCCGAGCAGGAGGCCGAGCGCGAGCAGACTCGGCGCCCCGGTCACCGGGCGCTGGAGGCCGGCGAGCTGCCGCCGTACGACCACGAGGCCACCTGA
- a CDS encoding alkaline phosphatase family protein: MAPFSLASPARPSRRRSLRAVVARATVSAVAFGALLSVTGGDPVVEPRTTPVADTGSTFRVGTYNVLGNSHTTATGNKPGWASGATRTGWALKLIGDARLSVVGLQEFEPEQYDRFREVGADTYAIYPGLGHPERPIRGLANSIIWRRDTWKMIEGKTMNVPYFKGALWPMPYVLLENRKTGERAWFYNSHNPADARGPAEQYRQQGFTMEADLTKRLQKATPGIQVFLLGDKNAKENYICPVSRQVPGVRSANNARVEDGVCKTPERLWIDWISGTSGMTFSNFTPVRTELAQKTSDHPLFWADATLKSASAPVAPAAPAANAVVIAVEGLRSQSLRSAGTATPTIRRMFARGAGTWDGRTTYERTTNLPNVVSMLTGRAVSTGSGGHGVTRPGVASTVHKAAGRYVSSVFDIVHNNGLATALFTSRSELRMVDTSWNGTNGGADPYGADDGRDKIDVFRLGAGDTAVTDAAVSRLATGRRGLTVVHLSGPDRVGQRYGFSSERYQAALRTLDGRVSRILGAIGRNSATAGKTRVILTGTHGGSGRTHSDPSVQGNFKVPFVVTGPEVPAGVSLYSLNADLASPGDERVAYSATKQPFRNAYASQLVTEALGLPDVPGTTLTRGRTVTALR, from the coding sequence ATGGCACCCTTCTCCCTTGCCAGCCCTGCCCGCCCGTCACGCCGGCGCTCCCTCCGCGCCGTCGTCGCCCGCGCCACCGTCTCAGCGGTGGCCTTCGGCGCGCTCCTCTCGGTCACCGGCGGTGACCCGGTCGTGGAGCCGCGCACCACTCCCGTCGCCGACACCGGCAGCACGTTCCGGGTCGGCACCTACAACGTGCTCGGCAACAGCCACACCACCGCGACCGGCAACAAGCCCGGCTGGGCCTCGGGCGCGACCCGGACCGGCTGGGCGCTGAAGCTCATCGGCGACGCCCGGCTCTCGGTCGTCGGCCTGCAGGAGTTCGAGCCCGAGCAGTACGACCGCTTCCGCGAGGTGGGCGCCGACACCTACGCGATCTACCCCGGTCTGGGCCACCCCGAGCGGCCGATCCGCGGCCTGGCCAACTCGATCATCTGGCGTCGCGACACCTGGAAGATGATCGAGGGCAAGACGATGAACGTGCCCTACTTCAAGGGCGCCCTGTGGCCGATGCCGTATGTCCTGCTGGAGAACCGCAAGACCGGCGAGCGGGCCTGGTTCTACAACTCCCACAACCCCGCCGACGCCCGGGGCCCCGCCGAGCAGTACCGCCAGCAGGGCTTCACCATGGAGGCCGACCTCACCAAGCGGCTGCAGAAGGCGACCCCGGGCATCCAGGTGTTCCTCCTGGGCGACAAGAACGCCAAGGAGAACTACATCTGCCCGGTCTCCCGGCAAGTGCCGGGCGTCCGCTCCGCCAACAACGCGCGGGTCGAGGACGGGGTCTGCAAGACCCCCGAGCGGCTGTGGATCGACTGGATCTCCGGCACCTCCGGGATGACCTTCTCCAACTTCACGCCGGTCCGGACCGAGCTGGCTCAGAAGACCTCCGACCACCCGCTCTTCTGGGCCGACGCGACCCTGAAGTCGGCCTCGGCCCCGGTGGCCCCGGCCGCCCCCGCGGCCAACGCGGTCGTGATCGCGGTCGAGGGCCTGCGCTCGCAGTCCCTGCGCAGCGCCGGTACGGCGACGCCGACGATCCGCCGGATGTTCGCCCGAGGCGCCGGCACCTGGGACGGCCGGACGACCTACGAGCGGACCACCAACCTGCCCAACGTCGTCAGCATGCTGACCGGGCGGGCCGTGTCCACCGGCTCCGGCGGCCACGGCGTCACCCGTCCGGGCGTCGCCAGCACCGTGCACAAGGCGGCGGGCCGCTACGTCTCCAGCGTCTTCGACATCGTGCACAACAACGGGCTCGCCACCGCGCTGTTCACCAGCCGGAGCGAGCTGCGGATGGTCGACACCAGCTGGAACGGCACCAACGGCGGGGCCGACCCCTACGGCGCCGACGACGGCCGGGACAAGATCGACGTCTTCCGGCTCGGGGCCGGCGACACCGCCGTGACCGACGCGGCCGTGAGTCGTCTGGCCACCGGCAGGCGGGGCCTGACCGTGGTCCACCTCTCCGGCCCCGACCGGGTCGGGCAGCGCTACGGCTTCAGCAGCGAGCGCTACCAGGCCGCCCTGCGGACCCTGGACGGCCGGGTCTCGCGGATCCTGGGCGCGATCGGCCGCAACAGCGCGACCGCCGGGAAGACCCGGGTCATCCTCACCGGCACCCACGGCGGCAGCGGCCGCACCCACAGCGACCCGTCGGTCCAGGGGAACTTCAAGGTCCCGTTCGTGGTCACCGGCCCGGAGGTCCCGGCCGGGGTCAGCCTCTACAGCCTCAACGCCGACCTCGCCTCGCCCGGCGACGAGCGGGTCGCCTACAGCGCGACCAAGCAGCCCTTCCGCAACGCCTACGCCTCCCAGCTGGTCACCGAGGCCCTCGGCCTGCCCGACGTCCCCGGTACCACGCTGACCCGCGGACGCACGGTCACGGCACTGCGCTGA
- a CDS encoding DUF1003 domain-containing protein: MSDSTGARRARLDQPLEAQRRLIPRPTYDEETFGIFAEKFARFMGTATFLVYMTLFVTLWVLWNVVAPEQLRFDPFPFIFLTLMLSLQASYAAPLILLAQNRQEMRDKVVAEQDRQANARAHADMEFLTREVASLRMSVGEVATRDYLRSELRNLLSELDARQQPPEPDPDEESHT; encoded by the coding sequence ATGAGCGACTCGACCGGCGCCCGCCGTGCGCGCCTGGACCAGCCGTTGGAGGCACAGCGTCGGCTGATCCCGCGGCCGACCTACGACGAGGAGACCTTCGGGATCTTCGCGGAGAAGTTCGCCCGGTTCATGGGCACCGCGACCTTCCTCGTCTACATGACGCTGTTCGTCACCCTCTGGGTGCTGTGGAACGTCGTGGCCCCCGAGCAGCTGCGCTTCGACCCGTTCCCGTTCATCTTCCTCACCCTGATGCTCTCGCTGCAGGCCTCCTACGCCGCGCCGCTGATCCTGCTGGCGCAGAACCGGCAGGAGATGCGGGACAAGGTGGTCGCCGAGCAGGACCGTCAGGCCAACGCCCGGGCCCACGCCGACATGGAGTTCCTCACCCGCGAGGTGGCCTCGCTGCGGATGTCGGTGGGCGAGGTGGCGACCCGGGACTACCTGCGCTCGGAGCTGCGCAACCTGCTCTCCGAGCTCGACGCCCGCCAGCAGCCCCCCGAGCCGGATCCCGACGAGGAATCTCACACCTGA